From Paenibacillus sp. PK3_47, the proteins below share one genomic window:
- the aroF gene encoding 3-deoxy-7-phosphoheptulonate synthase — translation MIVITSNQTPQDQVNDIIAVIEKEGLQVHLSRGADHTVIGLIGGVTPKLAEHLRQMKGVENVVKISKSYKLASRDFHPEDTIIDIKGVKIGGENLVIMGGPCAVESPEQIDEIARLVKASGGQVLRGGAFKPRTGPYSFQGVGVEGLTMMAEAGKRHGLLTITEVMTPEYVDICAEHADILQVGTRNMQNFDLLRKLGTCGRPVLLKRGFSATYDELLNAAEYILAGGNRDVMLCERGIRTFETYTRNTLDLSAIPVLQNLSHLPVISDPSHGTGRRELVAPMAKASVAAGANGLIIEMHTDPDNSMTGDGVQSLFPEQFDSLLRDLEKLAPLVGRKFSEALEPAALV, via the coding sequence ATGATCGTTATTACATCCAATCAAACACCGCAGGATCAGGTCAATGATATCATTGCCGTCATCGAAAAAGAAGGGCTGCAGGTCCATCTGTCACGCGGAGCGGACCACACGGTTATCGGTCTGATCGGCGGCGTAACACCTAAGCTTGCCGAGCATCTGCGCCAGATGAAGGGCGTAGAGAATGTCGTGAAAATTTCCAAGTCCTACAAGCTGGCCAGCCGTGACTTCCATCCTGAAGATACGATTATCGATATCAAAGGCGTGAAGATCGGCGGAGAAAATCTGGTTATCATGGGCGGTCCATGCGCTGTTGAATCCCCTGAACAGATTGATGAAATTGCCCGTCTTGTCAAGGCTTCCGGCGGCCAGGTGCTGCGCGGGGGAGCGTTCAAGCCGCGCACCGGTCCTTACAGCTTCCAGGGTGTAGGTGTGGAAGGCCTCACCATGATGGCTGAAGCCGGCAAACGCCACGGCCTGCTGACCATTACTGAAGTGATGACGCCGGAGTATGTGGATATTTGCGCCGAGCATGCGGACATTCTGCAGGTCGGTACCCGGAACATGCAGAACTTTGACCTGCTGCGCAAGCTGGGCACCTGCGGACGTCCGGTGCTGCTCAAACGCGGCTTCAGCGCGACCTACGATGAGCTTCTGAATGCGGCGGAGTACATCCTTGCCGGCGGCAACCGTGACGTCATGCTCTGTGAGCGCGGAATCCGAACATTCGAGACTTACACCCGGAATACACTGGATCTGTCAGCTATCCCGGTTCTGCAGAACCTGAGTCATCTTCCTGTGATTTCCGATCCGAGCCATGGCACCGGGCGGCGTGAGCTGGTTGCGCCGATGGCCAAAGCTTCCGTAGCAGCTGGTGCAAACGGGCTGATTATTGAAATGCATACAGATCCCGACAACTCCATGACCGGTGACGGGGTGCAGTCCCTGTTCCCCGAGCAGTTCGACAGCCTGCTGAGAGACCTGGAAAAGCTTGCCCCGCTTGTGGGACGCAAGTTCTCGGAAGCTCTTGAGCCAGCGGCTCTGGTCTAA
- the glnA gene encoding type I glutamate--ammonia ligase yields MSVEKVLQTIKENNIEWVDFRFVDLGGRAHHISLPASAVEEETFVNGVAFDGSSIKGFRGIEESDMVMMPDPSTTYIDPFTAHPTLNIMCDIFTPDGERYERDPRGIAVKAEEFLQSSGVGTAAFFAPESEFFIFDDVRYESGMNSSSFSVDSEEAAWNTNRKEEGGNLGFKIGVKGGYVPVAPVDSQQDIRSEMCRLLTEAGLEIERHHHEVATAGQAEINFRFDTLKKTADNLLTYKYIVQNTARQYGKVATFMPKPLFGDNGSGMHVHQSIFNDGTPLFYEKGAYANLSEMALNYIGGILYHAPALIALTNPSTNSFKRLVPGYEAPVNLVYSKGNRSAAVRIPVAAVTPKGCRIEFRTPDSTANPYLAFSAMLMAGLDGIKKKINPEEMGYGPLDKNIYELSDADKEKIRSVPGSLNEALDALEADYEFLTEGGVFTKDFIDNYIALKRSEAQEVAIRVHPHEYALYFDV; encoded by the coding sequence ATGTCGGTTGAAAAAGTGTTGCAGACGATTAAGGAGAACAACATCGAGTGGGTGGATTTTCGGTTTGTAGATTTGGGTGGACGTGCTCACCACATCTCGCTGCCAGCATCCGCAGTTGAAGAAGAAACATTTGTAAATGGTGTTGCCTTTGACGGTTCTTCCATTAAAGGTTTCCGTGGTATTGAAGAATCAGACATGGTTATGATGCCTGATCCAAGCACTACATACATTGATCCTTTTACAGCTCATCCGACGCTTAACATTATGTGCGATATTTTCACACCTGATGGCGAACGTTATGAACGCGACCCTCGCGGTATCGCTGTTAAAGCCGAAGAATTCCTGCAGTCAAGCGGTGTGGGTACAGCAGCATTCTTCGCACCTGAGTCCGAGTTCTTCATCTTCGACGATGTGCGTTACGAAAGCGGCATGAACAGCTCTTCGTTCTCCGTTGATTCCGAAGAAGCAGCCTGGAACACAAACCGCAAGGAAGAAGGCGGCAACCTTGGTTTCAAAATCGGCGTTAAAGGCGGATATGTTCCGGTAGCGCCAGTGGATTCCCAACAGGACATCCGCAGTGAAATGTGCCGTCTGCTTACCGAAGCAGGACTTGAAATCGAACGTCACCACCATGAAGTGGCGACTGCGGGACAAGCGGAAATCAACTTCCGTTTTGACACGCTGAAGAAAACAGCTGACAATCTCCTTACTTACAAATATATCGTGCAAAACACTGCACGCCAGTACGGCAAAGTTGCAACATTCATGCCAAAACCGCTGTTCGGTGATAACGGAAGCGGCATGCACGTTCACCAGTCGATCTTTAACGATGGAACTCCATTGTTCTACGAAAAAGGCGCTTATGCCAACCTGAGTGAAATGGCACTGAACTACATCGGCGGTATCCTGTACCACGCTCCGGCACTGATCGCGCTGACTAACCCGAGCACCAACTCGTTCAAACGTCTGGTTCCTGGTTATGAAGCACCGGTTAACCTGGTATACTCCAAAGGTAACCGTTCCGCTGCAGTCCGTATCCCGGTAGCAGCTGTAACACCTAAGGGCTGTCGTATCGAATTCCGTACACCGGACTCCACTGCTAACCCTTACCTGGCATTCTCCGCAATGCTGATGGCAGGTCTGGACGGAATCAAGAAGAAGATCAACCCTGAAGAAATGGGTTACGGTCCGCTGGACAAGAACATCTACGAATTGTCCGATGCGGACAAAGAGAAGATCCGCAGCGTTCCAGGCAGCCTGAACGAAGCGCTTGACGCTCTGGAAGCTGACTACGAATTCCTTACAGAAGGCGGCGTATTCACCAAAGACTTCATCGATAACTACATCGCTCTGAAACGTTCCGAAGCTCAAGAGGTTGCGATCCGTGTTCATCCGCACGAATACGCGCTGTACTTCGATGTATAG
- a CDS encoding cellobiose phosphorylase, which produces MKPTTNAGWEFTGKNGDFRLEQPERNSFLYFPLVNEGGMMSSVTPDLHGQVTSGHNTFLTPPVSVEDLHQSRASRNFWVYVEGKGAWSAAGNSARQKAQVYGDSDSRSVLEAGFLWHRVTRSDEDMGIKAEITSFVPCGSDKIELMKIVLTNISDGEIFLTPTAAVPVYARSADDLRDHRHVTSLLNRVYTSSYGIEVQPVLSFDERGHRVNRISYGVFGSEGDGTQPAGFFPVQEEFTGEGGGLDWPEAVVRNLPPQTGGDTVLEGYEAVGGIRFAGAALQPGVSRSYIVVLAIDNDRMDVPGVMAKYGSAAAFDALLEENKAFWADKVSSVEFHTGDSKGDQWMKWVTLQPVLRRLYGNSFLPYHDYGRGGRGWRDLWQDCLALLIMEPGEVRSLLLNNYAGVRIDGSNATIIGQQPGEFIADRNNIPRVWMDHGAWPFLTTLLYLNQSGDLDFLLEEQVYFRDSFMNRCRKRDASWNTETGSRLLTTDGEVYKGTILEHILLQNLIPFFNVGEHNNMLLEGADWNDGLDMAARRGESVAFTAFYGSNLLELASLLRTLKERTGCQQLMLAEEMALLLDSLQQPVDYTSVSAKRQQLELFYEAAPNVVSGKRLAFDPDKVAEDLAGKAEWIFSHLRSREWIQSRHGDGWFNGYYNNDGERVEGEYGDHIRMTLTGQVFPLLGHAASPEQIPGIISAVDRYLLDEKIGYRLNTNFGGIQQNLGRAFGFAFGHKENGAMFSHMTVMYGNALYKRGYVREGYRVLDSLYRLSTDFEASRMYPGIPEYINEKGRGMYTYLTGSASWLLLTMVTEVFGVQGRLGDLLLQPKLVKEQFDAEGRAAIQTLFAGRQLAVAYTAAGSREHGEYQIHSVMLNGAEVTLQRVSEGVLIPRSVLTSLPGGELHRLEVQLS; this is translated from the coding sequence ATGAAGCCAACAACGAATGCAGGCTGGGAGTTTACGGGGAAAAACGGGGATTTCCGACTTGAACAGCCAGAACGGAACAGCTTTTTGTATTTTCCTTTAGTCAACGAAGGAGGCATGATGTCTTCTGTGACTCCGGACCTGCACGGACAGGTCACCTCAGGCCACAACACCTTTTTGACCCCGCCGGTATCTGTAGAGGATCTTCATCAGTCACGCGCCTCCCGGAACTTCTGGGTCTATGTGGAAGGGAAGGGCGCATGGTCTGCTGCAGGGAACTCTGCCAGGCAAAAGGCGCAGGTATACGGGGATTCAGACAGCCGGTCAGTACTGGAAGCCGGCTTCTTATGGCACCGGGTAACCCGCAGCGATGAGGATATGGGAATTAAGGCTGAGATCACAAGCTTTGTGCCATGCGGCAGCGACAAAATTGAATTAATGAAGATTGTCCTCACCAATATCAGTGACGGGGAGATATTCCTGACGCCGACTGCCGCAGTACCGGTATATGCACGTTCTGCCGATGATCTGCGGGACCACCGTCATGTGACTTCTTTACTAAACCGGGTGTATACTTCGTCCTATGGCATTGAAGTTCAGCCGGTGCTTTCCTTTGATGAACGCGGACACAGAGTGAACAGGATTTCCTATGGCGTGTTCGGGAGCGAAGGAGATGGGACGCAGCCGGCCGGCTTCTTTCCGGTACAGGAAGAGTTCACCGGAGAAGGCGGAGGGCTGGACTGGCCCGAAGCGGTAGTACGCAATCTTCCTCCTCAGACTGGGGGAGATACCGTTCTTGAAGGCTATGAGGCGGTTGGCGGGATCCGTTTTGCAGGGGCGGCCCTGCAGCCGGGAGTTAGCCGTTCTTATATAGTTGTGCTCGCCATTGACAATGACCGGATGGATGTCCCGGGTGTGATGGCGAAGTACGGCTCCGCTGCAGCATTTGATGCTTTACTCGAAGAGAACAAGGCGTTTTGGGCGGATAAAGTGAGCAGCGTCGAATTTCATACCGGCGATTCCAAAGGAGATCAGTGGATGAAATGGGTGACGCTGCAGCCGGTGCTCCGGCGCCTGTACGGAAATTCCTTTCTGCCCTATCACGATTATGGAAGAGGAGGGCGCGGCTGGCGTGACCTGTGGCAGGACTGTCTGGCACTCCTCATCATGGAACCGGGAGAGGTGCGGAGCCTGCTGCTGAACAATTATGCGGGTGTGCGCATCGACGGAAGCAATGCGACAATTATCGGCCAGCAGCCCGGTGAATTCATTGCTGACCGGAACAATATTCCCAGGGTATGGATGGATCACGGTGCATGGCCGTTTCTGACCACGCTGCTCTACCTGAATCAGAGCGGGGATCTGGATTTCCTGCTGGAGGAGCAGGTTTATTTCCGCGATTCCTTCATGAACCGCTGCCGCAAACGGGATGCCTCCTGGAACACGGAGACCGGCAGCCGCCTGCTTACAACGGATGGAGAAGTATATAAGGGCACTATTCTGGAGCATATCCTGCTGCAAAATCTGATTCCGTTCTTTAATGTAGGTGAGCATAACAACATGCTGCTGGAGGGGGCGGACTGGAATGACGGTCTGGATATGGCAGCCCGGCGGGGAGAAAGTGTGGCCTTCACTGCATTCTACGGCAGCAACCTCCTGGAGCTCGCTTCGCTGCTGCGTACACTCAAAGAGCGTACCGGCTGCCAGCAGCTTATGCTTGCGGAAGAAATGGCGCTGCTCCTGGATTCCCTTCAGCAGCCGGTCGATTATACCTCTGTATCCGCGAAGCGGCAGCAGCTGGAGCTTTTTTATGAGGCGGCGCCGAATGTGGTGAGCGGAAAGCGGCTGGCGTTTGATCCGGACAAAGTAGCAGAAGACCTGGCGGGCAAAGCGGAATGGATCTTCAGCCATTTGCGCAGCAGGGAATGGATACAAAGCAGGCACGGGGACGGCTGGTTCAATGGTTACTATAATAATGACGGAGAACGGGTTGAAGGGGAATATGGGGATCATATACGCATGACGCTGACAGGCCAGGTATTCCCGCTGCTCGGCCACGCAGCCTCACCGGAGCAAATCCCCGGGATCATCTCTGCAGTGGACCGCTATCTGCTGGACGAAAAGATCGGTTACCGGCTGAACACCAATTTCGGGGGCATTCAGCAGAATCTGGGCCGTGCTTTCGGCTTTGCCTTCGGACACAAGGAAAACGGGGCCATGTTCAGCCATATGACTGTCATGTACGGGAATGCGCTCTATAAACGGGGATATGTGCGCGAAGGCTACAGGGTGCTGGATTCCCTTTACAGACTCAGTACCGATTTTGAGGCCAGCCGGATGTATCCGGGAATCCCCGAGTATATTAACGAAAAAGGGAGGGGGATGTATACTTATTTAACAGGTTCGGCAAGCTGGCTGCTGCTGACGATGGTGACGGAGGTGTTCGGGGTACAGGGACGGCTTGGTGATCTGCTGCTGCAGCCGAAGCTGGTGAAGGAGCAGTTCGATGCAGAAGGCAGAGCTGCTATCCAAACCCTCTTTGCCGGCCGTCAGCTTGCAGTCGCCTATACGGCTGCAGGAAGCAGAGAGCACGGAGAGTACCAAATACACTCTGTAATGCTTAACGGCGCTGAGGTGACGCTTCAGCGCGTCTCAGAGGGTGTCCTGATACCGCGGAGTGTACTCACTTCACTGCCGGGGGGAGAACTTCACCGTCTGGAGGTCCAGCTGTCTTAG
- the serC gene encoding 3-phosphoserine/phosphohydroxythreonine transaminase, whose product MLSKRAYNFNAGPAALPLAVLERAQAEFVEFRESGMSIMEMSHRGAIYESVHNEAQERLLSLLGNPEGYKVLFVQGGASTQFAMIPLNFISEGQVGSYVMTGSWADKAFKEAKLAGGAHVAASSEDKKFLAIPELGSIKAADNAAYLHVTSNETIEGTQYAEYPDSGSIPLIADMSSDILSRSIDVSKFGLIYAGAQKNLGPSGVTVVIAKEELIAKSPSNIPTILRYDTHYKNNSLYNTPPSFSVYMVNEVLKWIEEQGGLSGVEAKNRDKAGLLYEHIDGSGGFYRGVAEQGSRSIMNVTFRMESEELEKQFVKAAEAEGFIGLKGHRSVGGLRASIYNAVPYESVKALSDFMKHFRQTQG is encoded by the coding sequence ATTTTGAGCAAGAGAGCATACAATTTTAATGCAGGTCCGGCGGCACTGCCGCTTGCAGTATTGGAACGCGCACAAGCGGAGTTTGTTGAATTCCGGGAAAGCGGAATGTCTATTATGGAGATGTCGCACCGGGGAGCCATCTACGAGTCCGTGCATAACGAAGCGCAGGAGCGTCTGCTTTCCCTCCTCGGCAATCCTGAAGGCTACAAGGTGTTGTTCGTTCAAGGCGGGGCAAGCACCCAGTTTGCCATGATTCCGCTCAACTTTATCTCTGAAGGTCAAGTCGGCAGCTATGTCATGACAGGAAGCTGGGCAGACAAGGCATTCAAGGAAGCCAAGCTGGCTGGCGGAGCACATGTAGCCGCTTCTTCGGAAGATAAGAAGTTCCTGGCGATTCCTGAACTTGGCAGCATCAAGGCTGCGGACAACGCCGCGTATCTGCATGTCACATCCAATGAGACTATCGAGGGAACACAATATGCAGAATATCCGGATTCGGGCTCCATTCCGCTGATTGCCGATATGTCCAGCGACATCCTCAGCCGTTCCATTGATGTGAGCAAGTTCGGACTGATCTACGCCGGTGCGCAGAAGAATCTCGGACCTTCCGGTGTAACCGTAGTAATCGCGAAGGAAGAGCTGATTGCCAAGTCGCCTTCCAATATTCCGACGATTCTGCGTTATGACACGCATTATAAGAACAACTCTCTTTATAATACTCCGCCATCCTTCTCTGTATATATGGTTAATGAAGTGTTAAAATGGATAGAGGAGCAGGGCGGTCTGTCCGGCGTTGAAGCGAAGAACCGCGATAAAGCAGGTCTGCTCTATGAACATATTGACGGAAGCGGCGGGTTCTACCGCGGAGTGGCAGAACAAGGCAGCCGCTCGATCATGAACGTGACGTTCCGGATGGAGTCGGAAGAGCTTGAGAAGCAGTTCGTCAAAGCTGCCGAAGCCGAAGGCTTTATCGGACTCAAGGGCCACCGCAGTGTGGGAGGCTTGCGTGCTTCGATCTACAACGCTGTTCCTTACGAGAGCGTTAAGGCGCTATCCGATTTCATGAAGCATTTCCGGCAAACTCAAGGTTAA
- the trmL gene encoding tRNA (uridine(34)/cytosine(34)/5-carboxymethylaminomethyluridine(34)-2'-O)-methyltransferase TrmL, producing MALHIVLVEPEIPANTGNIARTCAATGTHLHLVRPLGFRTDDATLKRAGLDYWHAVNIEYHDSFGEVLEKYSGSRFFYATTKADKRYTDYAFRDGDFFVFGKETKGLSAEILEAGKETTMRMPMGKAVRSLNLSNSAAIIVYEALRQLDFPDLF from the coding sequence ATGGCACTGCACATCGTGCTTGTTGAACCGGAAATCCCCGCTAACACAGGAAATATCGCCCGCACCTGCGCGGCTACAGGAACCCATCTTCATCTGGTTCGTCCGCTTGGCTTCCGTACGGATGATGCCACATTGAAACGGGCCGGTCTGGATTACTGGCATGCCGTGAACATTGAGTATCATGATTCTTTCGGGGAAGTGCTGGAGAAATACAGCGGCAGCCGGTTCTTCTACGCAACTACGAAGGCCGATAAGCGGTACACCGATTATGCTTTTCGGGACGGGGACTTTTTTGTCTTCGGCAAAGAAACCAAAGGCTTATCTGCAGAAATCCTGGAAGCAGGCAAAGAAACGACTATGCGCATGCCGATGGGCAAGGCGGTCCGGTCGCTTAATTTATCCAACTCGGCAGCCATTATCGTCTATGAAGCGTTGCGCCAGCTGGATTTTCCAGACTTATTCTAA
- a CDS encoding AbrB/MazE/SpoVT family DNA-binding domain-containing protein has protein sequence MKPAGVVRKVDQLGRIVLPKSLRKRYQMNEGDPVEILVQGDHIILERYRPKCVFCGSMEGVSEYKDRYICAECLGEMTQLSRHA, from the coding sequence ATGAAACCTGCTGGCGTAGTTCGTAAGGTAGATCAGCTGGGTAGAATTGTTCTGCCTAAGTCCCTGCGTAAAAGGTATCAAATGAATGAAGGTGACCCGGTAGAAATTCTGGTGCAGGGCGACCATATCATTCTGGAGCGCTACCGTCCCAAATGTGTATTTTGCGGATCTATGGAAGGCGTAAGTGAATACAAGGACCGTTACATCTGTGCTGAATGCCTCGGGGAAATGACTCAATTATCAAGACACGCCTAG
- a CDS encoding phosphodiester glycosidase family protein has protein sequence MRTPVQKVNRFFMLLTAPFFGLLLCLWLYHPPLELKLDTQSYLAAPGPVNETAALKKDLAQAQASATYTIDSISASAQLYKQTTNAMNALVSTAKAQATRPERIYNRRITSRLGIPADVVISDRITIELYRLNPGNYKAYALKIRLKDPLAMKMSLAEGTGAAETTMHAVARYGAVAGINAGGFADQNGRRYPLSTTIVGGQYLNGFEPSFKDLSFVGLSKSGKLIGGKFSSRAQLDQLDPAFGATFVPVLLKNGVKQVIPPKWKISPARAPRTVIGNYKDDQLLILVADGYNESGNSGATLEEIRDKLYNMGVQSAYNLDGGGSSSLIFKGKVINKPSDGNLRKVPTNFLFFK, from the coding sequence ATGAGGACGCCTGTTCAAAAAGTGAACCGCTTTTTCATGCTGTTGACTGCACCTTTCTTCGGCTTGCTGCTCTGTCTGTGGCTGTATCACCCGCCGCTTGAGCTTAAGCTGGACACGCAGTCCTATCTGGCAGCACCAGGGCCGGTCAATGAAACCGCCGCTCTCAAAAAAGATCTCGCGCAAGCACAAGCTTCCGCTACCTATACCATAGATTCCATCAGCGCCAGTGCGCAGCTCTACAAACAGACTACGAATGCCATGAATGCGCTGGTCAGTACAGCCAAGGCCCAGGCGACCCGGCCGGAGCGGATTTACAACCGCAGGATTACTTCCAGACTGGGCATCCCGGCGGATGTCGTGATCAGCGACCGTATAACCATTGAACTCTACCGGCTGAATCCCGGTAACTATAAAGCTTACGCCCTGAAGATCAGACTGAAGGATCCCCTCGCGATGAAAATGAGCCTTGCCGAGGGCACCGGGGCCGCCGAGACAACCATGCATGCCGTGGCCCGTTATGGTGCTGTGGCAGGAATTAATGCGGGCGGCTTTGCCGATCAGAACGGCAGACGTTATCCGTTATCCACTACCATTGTCGGAGGCCAATACCTGAACGGATTTGAGCCGAGCTTCAAGGATCTTTCGTTCGTCGGCCTCAGCAAATCCGGCAAGCTGATCGGCGGAAAATTCTCCAGCCGCGCACAGCTGGACCAGCTGGACCCTGCTTTTGGTGCAACTTTTGTACCGGTTCTGCTGAAGAACGGCGTCAAGCAGGTCATCCCGCCCAAATGGAAGATCAGTCCGGCACGCGCGCCGCGTACGGTGATCGGCAATTACAAGGATGACCAGCTGCTGATACTTGTCGCCGACGGCTATAACGAAAGCGGCAACTCCGGCGCTACGCTGGAGGAAATCCGGGACAAGCTGTATAACATGGGGGTGCAGAGCGCTTATAATCTGGATGGGGGCGGCTCCTCTTCCCTGATCTTTAAAGGGAAGGTGATCAATAAGCCGTCAGACGGAAATCTGCGCAAAGTGCCGACCAACTTCCTGTTTTTCAAATAA
- a CDS encoding response regulator transcription factor — protein MMKVWRVVIVGCHPTSMLGTKLILEEGGELEVLGMYSSWNEGVYNIQEMQPDLVLMDYQMPEGNLQGILPEIKSNAQHAHCIVMTEEEDKDMFLPLIELGASGVLSKGASPRQLLLMIDGLREGFLSIPLDWIEKGFRPPTSSKGLSGVMQLTQTERFIMERIVQGITYDKIAQEIEVSRRSIDNYLRKIYVKLDVTTRAQAIEKFALHANQSKQMYA, from the coding sequence ATGATGAAAGTTTGGCGGGTGGTCATCGTGGGATGTCATCCCACAAGTATGCTGGGAACAAAACTGATATTGGAGGAAGGAGGAGAACTGGAGGTTCTGGGGATGTATTCGTCCTGGAACGAAGGCGTTTACAATATACAGGAAATGCAGCCCGATCTGGTTCTGATGGACTATCAGATGCCGGAGGGGAATTTACAGGGCATCCTGCCTGAGATAAAAAGCAATGCGCAGCACGCTCACTGTATTGTTATGACCGAGGAAGAGGATAAGGACATGTTCCTGCCGTTAATCGAGCTTGGCGCAAGCGGTGTACTGTCCAAAGGGGCGTCACCCCGCCAGCTGCTGCTGATGATTGACGGGCTGCGCGAGGGATTTCTCTCCATCCCGCTCGACTGGATTGAAAAGGGCTTCCGTCCGCCGACCTCCTCAAAGGGGCTCAGCGGCGTTATGCAGCTTACCCAGACCGAACGGTTTATTATGGAAAGGATTGTCCAGGGCATCACTTATGACAAAATCGCACAGGAAATTGAGGTCAGCAGACGTTCGATCGATAATTATCTGCGGAAAATCTATGTGAAGCTGGATGTGACCACAAGAGCACAGGCGATCGAGAAATTCGCTCTTCATGCAAACCAGAGTAAGCAAATGTACGCATAG